A stretch of the Chitinophaga sp. Cy-1792 genome encodes the following:
- a CDS encoding DedA family protein, translating to MDQIIELFRHLINPAWIIDNGGLYLLIAIIFAETGLFVGFFLPGDSLLFLAGFYGNELSASFHDAPFVVLMLLIAVAGVLGNMVGFWFGRKSGPMLYNRKDTFFFKKKHLHQAHDFYEKYGGGAIFFARFLPIIRTFAPIVAGIVGMDRKKFMFFNLIGSFAWVFSMMLAGYFLGKKFPGLKDHLELIVIGLVVVTTFPVLFKLLFGKAKGPIKTEAAKATEESESK from the coding sequence ATGGACCAGATAATAGAGTTATTTAGACACCTCATTAATCCTGCCTGGATTATTGATAATGGCGGGCTATACCTGTTAATAGCTATCATTTTTGCCGAAACCGGACTTTTTGTAGGCTTCTTTTTGCCAGGAGATTCACTGCTCTTTCTTGCAGGATTTTATGGTAATGAACTGAGTGCCAGCTTTCATGATGCTCCTTTCGTAGTGCTGATGCTGTTAATTGCCGTTGCCGGCGTACTGGGTAATATGGTAGGTTTCTGGTTTGGACGAAAATCCGGACCGATGTTATATAATAGAAAAGATACCTTCTTCTTTAAGAAGAAGCACCTGCATCAGGCGCATGATTTCTATGAGAAATATGGTGGTGGTGCCATCTTTTTTGCCCGTTTTCTGCCTATTATCCGCACTTTTGCACCAATTGTAGCAGGAATTGTGGGAATGGACCGTAAGAAATTCATGTTCTTCAACCTCATAGGTTCATTTGCATGGGTATTTTCCATGATGCTGGCTGGTTACTTCCTGGGTAAGAAATTCCCTGGATTGAAAGACCACCTGGAATTGATTGTTATTGGCCTCGTAGTAGTAACTACTTTCCCGGTACTTTTCAAATTGCTTTTTGGCAAAGCCAAAGGCCCTATCAAAACAGAAGCTGCCAAGGCTACAGAGGAATCTGAATCCAAATAA
- a CDS encoding response regulator transcription factor, which yields MKPTVLLVEDDQFFAKVVKRHIEKAGYEVLYCSDGQAGWETFLARDIDLCVLDVVMPKKDGFELTCDIRKVNQNVPILITSSRYMEQDRMQGFESGADDYIVKPFNIQEFLMRMEVFIKRARLLRSEKKVTYQVGNLRFDYPQCNVAVVVDDPDSTPDNPKKIEAMNMQLPPKESDLLKYLCENPNKKLKRDQIMSCVWDGDETYTKRTMDVYLTRLRRYIAPDPTLSVETYHGKGIMFIANETTRTEEIVKA from the coding sequence ATGAAACCGACCGTTTTATTGGTAGAAGATGACCAGTTCTTTGCCAAAGTAGTGAAACGACATATCGAGAAAGCCGGCTACGAGGTTCTTTATTGTTCAGATGGCCAGGCAGGTTGGGAAACCTTTCTTGCCAGAGATATCGACCTTTGCGTATTAGATGTTGTAATGCCCAAAAAAGACGGATTTGAACTTACTTGTGACATCCGTAAAGTAAATCAGAATGTACCTATTCTGATCACTTCTTCCAGGTATATGGAGCAGGATCGTATGCAGGGATTTGAATCCGGTGCGGATGATTATATTGTGAAGCCTTTCAACATCCAGGAATTCCTGATGCGGATGGAGGTTTTTATCAAAAGGGCCAGGCTGTTACGCAGTGAGAAGAAAGTAACCTACCAGGTAGGTAATTTAAGGTTTGATTATCCGCAATGTAATGTGGCGGTGGTCGTAGATGATCCTGATTCTACCCCGGATAATCCTAAGAAGATTGAGGCGATGAACATGCAGCTTCCGCCGAAAGAATCTGATCTGTTGAAATATCTCTGTGAGAATCCTAATAAAAAGCTTAAAAGAGACCAGATAATGTCCTGTGTATGGGATGGTGATGAAACCTATACAAAGCGTACGATGGATGTCTATCTGACCCGTTTACGCCGGTATATAGCCCCGGATCCAACCCTCAGTGTGGAAACCTATCATGGCAAAGGAATTATGTTCATTGCCAATGAAACCACCAGGACAGAAGAAATTGTCAAGGCCTGA
- a CDS encoding DUF3472 domain-containing protein: MKHYPIILLCMAAFMSACAKYNSSELLKNQQISAASDASTFVATTDTVTLYSNGYVFPKDQSNGYGSISSTGLGAWTDSSGFSRVYFYPQATGSISVSIVVKAPSNTNTLRIRLDSSGTTYNVVVNQTSSYVTLNVGTFNISTAQYHCLEIKAVTKNGTYLPDVQAVIINSSLGLKYNKSVYRGAPATHLNYQYPGDSAISWFYTEINVPSGADPLYAYYMTNGFWDGYFGIQVNSATERRILFSIWSNYNTNDPNEIPADYAVTLVRKGTGVTDNAFGNEGSGGQTYLVFPWVTGNTYKMLVHAEASGTHTLFTAWYFAPENNAWKLLAEWDKSKTNGQLLGGLYSFVENFGSNGSDYFKARYGNQWVCTKNGNWIEVTKASFSTTASDAVHQRYDEGGGIENNMMYMYSGGFRQVGNSVGVTYTRPSSGTAPAVNFSTLP; encoded by the coding sequence ATGAAGCATTACCCTATTATTTTGCTCTGTATGGCCGCATTTATGAGCGCCTGCGCAAAATACAACAGCAGTGAACTACTTAAAAATCAACAGATTAGTGCTGCATCAGACGCAAGCACCTTTGTAGCCACCACGGATACAGTAACCCTGTACAGCAATGGCTATGTATTTCCAAAGGACCAGAGCAACGGCTATGGGTCCATTTCTTCGACAGGATTAGGCGCCTGGACCGATTCTTCCGGGTTTTCAAGGGTTTATTTCTATCCGCAGGCGACAGGTTCCATTTCTGTCTCAATCGTCGTAAAAGCCCCGTCCAATACGAATACATTGCGTATCAGACTGGATAGTTCAGGTACCACTTATAATGTAGTGGTCAACCAGACATCCAGCTATGTAACGCTCAATGTGGGCACCTTTAACATCAGCACAGCACAGTATCATTGCCTGGAAATCAAGGCTGTTACCAAAAACGGCACTTATTTACCGGATGTGCAGGCCGTGATCATCAACAGTTCGCTGGGGTTGAAATACAATAAGAGCGTGTACAGGGGCGCACCTGCCACGCATCTGAATTACCAGTACCCGGGAGATAGCGCTATCAGCTGGTTTTATACCGAAATAAATGTGCCTTCAGGCGCAGACCCGCTATACGCCTATTATATGACAAACGGATTCTGGGATGGGTACTTCGGGATACAGGTAAACAGTGCTACTGAAAGGCGTATCCTGTTTAGCATCTGGAGTAACTACAACACCAATGACCCGAATGAAATTCCGGCAGATTACGCCGTAACACTGGTCAGGAAAGGAACCGGCGTAACAGATAATGCCTTCGGTAATGAAGGATCCGGTGGACAAACCTACCTGGTGTTTCCGTGGGTGACAGGTAATACCTACAAAATGCTGGTACATGCGGAAGCATCAGGTACACATACCCTCTTTACCGCGTGGTATTTTGCACCGGAAAATAATGCCTGGAAGTTGCTCGCAGAATGGGACAAATCCAAAACCAATGGCCAGTTGCTGGGCGGACTTTATTCCTTTGTGGAAAACTTTGGCAGCAATGGAAGTGATTATTTCAAGGCGAGATATGGCAACCAGTGGGTGTGTACAAAGAATGGCAATTGGATAGAAGTCACCAAAGCCAGTTTCAGTACAACAGCCAGCGACGCCGTTCATCAACGATATGACGAAGGTGGCGGTATTGAAAATAATATGATGTACATGTATAGCGGTGGGTTCAGACAGGTAGGAAACAGTGTGGGTGTCACCTATACACGACCATCTTCCGGCACTGCGCCTGCTGTTAATTTCAGCACATTACCATAA
- a CDS encoding thiamine pyrophosphate-dependent enzyme — translation MIENNELAMNIESRLSFEEFRKEVLHDYRLACESREVSLLARKEVLTGKAKFGIFGDGKEIAQIAMSKYFQPGDFRSGYYRDQTVAFATGIATPEQFFSQLYADPDINHDPFSGGRQMNSHFATPNLDKDGNWLNLAAMKNSAADMAPTAGQMPRSLGLALASKLFRKVEELHDFKNLSDNGNEICFATIGDASTSEGHFWETMNAAGVLQVPLAVFVWDDGYGISVPRKYQTTKNSISAALEGFRKTEGTNGFDIYNIKGWDYAGMCEVLEPAIRKIRETHTPALFHVEEITQPQGHSTSGSHERYKSKERLAWEKEFDCNAKMRSWILENALADEATLVEIEAAAKTTAQDARKAAWEKYIAPIKNEVQQFVSYAAPVADVAGANADFVQQAVRDVQINREPQRKDILKAAASILVRHKKLQQEPAVQQLKAYYESYLAKEKENYNTDLHASGVNSALNVPVVPATYEEEAVTLNGYEVLNKYFDQLFTNNPKVFAFGEDVGKIGDVNQGFAGLQQKHGGFRIADTGIRELTIMGQGIGMALRGLRPIAEIQYLDYLLYGLQPLSDDVASLQYRTKGNMHCPIIVRTRGHRLEGIWHSGSPMGMIINSLRGLHVCVPRNMVQAAGMYNTLLQANEPALVIESLNGYRLKEKLPANLETFTVPLGEPEILKSGDDVTIVTYGSMTRIVEEAVNTLEEIGISCEVIDVQTLLPFDVNHSIVKSLQKTNRILFTDEDVPGGGTAYMFQQVMENQGGYRWLDVAPRTLSAQAHRPAYGSDGDYFSKPNPEDIVRVVTEMMEE, via the coding sequence ATGATAGAAAATAACGAACTCGCTATGAATATAGAAAGCCGGTTGTCATTCGAAGAATTCCGTAAGGAGGTGTTACATGACTACAGGTTGGCCTGCGAAAGCAGAGAGGTTAGTCTGCTGGCCCGTAAGGAAGTACTTACAGGGAAAGCTAAGTTTGGCATTTTTGGAGATGGAAAGGAAATTGCGCAGATAGCGATGTCCAAATATTTTCAACCGGGGGACTTCCGCTCAGGTTACTACCGCGACCAAACCGTTGCATTTGCCACTGGTATAGCTACTCCTGAACAATTCTTTTCACAGCTTTATGCTGACCCTGATATTAACCATGATCCCTTTTCCGGTGGTCGTCAGATGAACTCGCATTTTGCTACCCCAAACCTGGATAAAGACGGTAACTGGCTCAATCTCGCAGCAATGAAAAATTCTGCTGCTGATATGGCACCTACCGCCGGACAAATGCCCCGTTCCCTGGGATTGGCACTGGCTTCCAAGCTGTTCCGTAAAGTAGAGGAATTACATGATTTTAAAAACCTCTCCGACAATGGTAACGAAATCTGTTTCGCCACCATCGGGGATGCTTCTACTTCTGAAGGACATTTCTGGGAAACCATGAACGCCGCAGGGGTACTGCAGGTGCCGCTGGCCGTATTCGTCTGGGATGATGGCTATGGTATCTCTGTACCACGTAAATATCAGACTACTAAAAATTCTATATCCGCAGCCCTGGAAGGTTTCCGCAAAACGGAAGGTACCAATGGCTTCGATATATACAATATCAAAGGCTGGGATTATGCCGGCATGTGTGAAGTACTGGAACCTGCTATCCGCAAGATCCGCGAAACACATACCCCTGCACTCTTCCACGTCGAAGAAATTACCCAACCCCAGGGGCACTCTACCAGCGGTTCCCACGAACGCTACAAAAGCAAGGAACGCCTGGCATGGGAAAAAGAGTTTGACTGTAACGCGAAAATGCGTTCCTGGATACTGGAAAATGCACTTGCCGACGAGGCTACCCTGGTAGAAATCGAAGCGGCTGCCAAAACCACCGCTCAGGACGCCCGCAAGGCAGCCTGGGAAAAATACATTGCCCCTATTAAAAATGAAGTACAGCAATTTGTTAGCTATGCCGCTCCTGTAGCCGATGTAGCTGGTGCAAATGCTGATTTCGTTCAGCAGGCGGTGCGTGATGTACAAATCAACCGTGAGCCTCAGCGCAAGGATATCCTGAAAGCTGCTGCCAGCATCCTGGTAAGACATAAAAAATTACAGCAGGAGCCAGCAGTACAACAGCTGAAAGCATATTACGAGAGCTATCTCGCCAAAGAAAAAGAAAATTACAACACTGATCTGCATGCTTCCGGTGTGAATTCTGCCCTGAATGTACCGGTAGTACCTGCAACATACGAAGAAGAGGCTGTCACGCTGAATGGTTACGAAGTTCTGAATAAATACTTTGACCAGCTGTTTACCAATAACCCTAAAGTATTTGCTTTCGGGGAAGATGTTGGTAAAATCGGTGACGTAAACCAGGGCTTTGCCGGTTTACAGCAGAAACATGGCGGTTTCCGTATTGCCGACACCGGCATCCGTGAGCTCACCATCATGGGACAGGGGATTGGTATGGCATTGCGTGGCTTACGCCCGATCGCTGAAATCCAGTACCTGGATTACCTGCTGTATGGCCTGCAACCACTCAGTGATGATGTGGCTTCCCTGCAATACAGAACCAAAGGAAACATGCATTGCCCGATCATTGTGCGTACCCGTGGCCACCGCCTGGAAGGTATCTGGCACAGTGGTTCTCCAATGGGTATGATTATCAATTCCCTGCGTGGACTGCACGTATGTGTTCCGCGTAATATGGTACAGGCTGCAGGTATGTACAATACGCTCCTGCAAGCTAATGAGCCTGCCCTGGTAATTGAATCACTGAATGGTTACCGCCTTAAAGAAAAATTACCTGCCAACCTGGAAACCTTTACTGTTCCTTTGGGAGAGCCGGAGATACTGAAATCCGGAGACGATGTAACCATTGTTACCTACGGTTCCATGACCCGTATCGTGGAAGAAGCGGTGAATACCCTGGAAGAAATCGGTATTTCCTGCGAGGTGATTGATGTACAGACTTTACTGCCTTTCGATGTGAACCATTCTATTGTGAAGTCACTGCAGAAAACCAACCGCATTCTCTTTACAGATGAGGATGTGCCTGGTGGTGGAACGGCTTATATGTTCCAGCAGGTGATGGAAAATCAGGGTGGTTACCGCTGGCTGGATGTGGCACCGCGCACCCTCAGTGCACAGGCGCATCGCCCGGCCTATGGTTCTGACGGAGATTACTTCTCCAAGCCTAATCCGGAAGATATCGTTCGCGTGGTAACTGAAATGATGGAAGAATAG
- a CDS encoding D-2-hydroxyacid dehydrogenase, translating to MKNIVVLDGYTLNPGDLSWAGLQALGNVTIYDRTPEELVVERAKDAAIVLTNKSLLSAASIAQLPHLEYIGVIATGYNVVDVAAAKARNIVVTNVPAYSTTAVAQLTFALILELCHHVGAHAAAVSEGRWANSVDFSFWDYPLVELEGKTLGIVGLGQIGQAVARLGLAFGMKVIAHHKHPERDKMDGVTFTDMATCFREADVVSLHTPMSAANKEFVNAALLSTMKRTAFLINTSRGGLIQEQDLADALRNGVLAGAGLDVLSVEPPREGNPLIGSPNVFITPHIAWATSDARKRLLNKVIENLDAFLSGRAQNVVS from the coding sequence ATGAAGAATATAGTTGTTTTGGACGGTTACACGCTGAATCCCGGAGATTTAAGCTGGGCAGGACTTCAGGCATTGGGAAACGTAACTATTTACGATCGTACGCCGGAAGAACTGGTAGTGGAGCGTGCAAAGGATGCAGCGATAGTATTAACGAATAAATCATTGCTGAGCGCTGCCAGTATTGCACAATTACCCCATCTGGAGTACATCGGTGTTATTGCGACAGGTTATAATGTAGTGGATGTAGCAGCAGCTAAGGCCAGGAATATAGTGGTGACCAATGTGCCGGCATATAGCACCACCGCCGTGGCGCAACTAACTTTTGCTTTGATATTGGAGCTTTGTCACCATGTGGGAGCACACGCTGCTGCGGTAAGCGAAGGGCGTTGGGCGAATAGCGTGGATTTTTCTTTCTGGGATTATCCTTTGGTAGAACTGGAAGGAAAGACATTGGGCATTGTTGGGCTTGGGCAGATCGGGCAGGCGGTAGCGCGACTGGGGCTGGCTTTTGGCATGAAGGTAATTGCACATCATAAGCATCCGGAGCGGGATAAGATGGATGGTGTTACGTTTACTGATATGGCCACCTGTTTCAGGGAAGCCGATGTGGTGTCGTTGCATACGCCTATGAGTGCGGCGAATAAGGAATTTGTGAATGCTGCTTTATTGTCAACGATGAAGCGGACCGCATTTCTGATTAATACAAGCAGGGGAGGACTGATTCAGGAGCAGGACCTTGCGGATGCTTTGCGCAATGGGGTGCTTGCAGGTGCGGGGCTGGATGTCTTGTCGGTGGAGCCGCCGCGTGAGGGTAATCCTTTAATTGGGAGTCCGAACGTTTTTATTACGCCTCATATTGCCTGGGCGACTTCAGACGCAAGGAAGAGGTTGTTAAACAAAGTAATAGAAAACCTTGACGCATTTTTGTCTGGAAGGGCGCAAAATGTCGTATCCTAA
- a CDS encoding amino acid permease — protein MSKLFAKKQLSVLLSEASDSEKGLKRTLGAGSLIALGIGAIIGAGLFVRTAAAAGQHAGPAVTISFIIAAIGCALAGLCYAEFASMIPIAGSAYTYSYATLGEFIAWIIGWDLVLEYALGAATVAIGWSQYLNKLLVKSVGISIPYEWSHSPFEVSDAGVHGIMNLPSVFILLLMTMLLVRGISGSAIVNNIIVITKVAIVMLFIFCGWQFINPANHTPFTIAADAGTVTMHNGQVVDYSNFWNHGWAGVLRGAGVVFFAFIGFDAVSTAAQETKNPKRNMPIGILVSLVICTALYILFSYVLTGIAPYKDFTRAGGEASVAYAIDTYMPASYGWLSTFITVAILAGFSSVILVMLLGQTRVFYSMSNDGLVPPVFAKLHPKYRTPYRSQWMFFVFTTLFAAFVPDSVVGDMTSIGTLFAFVLVCIGVIVMRKTNPEVPRAFKTPWVPIVPILGALFCLTMIVSLGLENWTRLFVWLGIGFIIYFNYSVKHSKARKLME, from the coding sequence ATGAGCAAACTATTTGCCAAGAAACAACTGTCTGTATTACTTTCGGAAGCTTCTGATTCAGAGAAGGGTCTCAAAAGAACGCTTGGAGCAGGATCATTAATCGCGCTGGGAATCGGTGCTATCATTGGTGCTGGTTTATTCGTTAGAACTGCGGCCGCTGCTGGTCAGCATGCTGGCCCGGCTGTAACAATATCCTTCATCATCGCTGCCATTGGCTGCGCCCTTGCCGGATTATGCTATGCCGAATTTGCCTCTATGATTCCGATCGCAGGTAGTGCCTATACCTATTCTTATGCCACTCTCGGAGAATTTATTGCCTGGATCATCGGATGGGACCTCGTGCTGGAATATGCACTGGGAGCCGCCACGGTAGCCATCGGATGGTCGCAGTACCTCAACAAATTACTTGTGAAGAGCGTTGGGATATCCATTCCTTATGAATGGTCGCACAGCCCATTTGAAGTAAGCGATGCCGGTGTTCATGGTATTATGAACTTACCGTCTGTCTTCATTCTGTTACTGATGACAATGCTGCTGGTACGCGGGATCTCCGGTTCAGCCATTGTTAATAACATTATCGTAATTACGAAAGTTGCGATCGTAATGTTATTTATCTTCTGCGGATGGCAGTTTATCAATCCGGCTAACCACACACCTTTCACTATCGCAGCTGATGCTGGTACTGTTACCATGCACAATGGCCAGGTAGTGGATTATTCCAACTTCTGGAACCACGGCTGGGCCGGGGTGCTCAGAGGTGCAGGTGTTGTATTCTTTGCGTTTATCGGCTTCGATGCGGTATCTACTGCCGCGCAGGAAACCAAGAATCCAAAGAGAAACATGCCTATTGGTATCCTCGTTTCCCTGGTTATCTGTACAGCACTGTACATCCTCTTCTCTTACGTTTTAACTGGTATTGCACCATATAAAGATTTCACCAGGGCCGGTGGCGAAGCGTCAGTTGCCTATGCGATCGATACTTACATGCCTGCAAGCTATGGCTGGTTATCTACCTTCATCACCGTTGCGATCCTTGCTGGTTTCAGCTCTGTGATCCTGGTAATGCTGCTGGGCCAGACCCGCGTATTCTACTCTATGAGTAACGACGGACTGGTTCCTCCTGTATTCGCAAAACTGCACCCTAAATACCGTACTCCTTACCGCTCACAGTGGATGTTCTTCGTATTCACTACCCTGTTTGCTGCCTTCGTGCCAGACAGCGTAGTAGGTGATATGACCAGTATCGGTACACTGTTCGCCTTCGTATTGGTGTGCATTGGGGTTATTGTGATGAGAAAAACCAATCCGGAAGTACCACGTGCCTTCAAAACACCTTGGGTACCGATTGTTCCTATCCTCGGCGCACTGTTCTGCCTGACCATGATCGTTAGTCTTGGCCTGGAAAACTGGACCCGCCTGTTCGTATGGCTGGGTATCGGATTTATCATCTACTTCAACTATAGTGTGAAACATAGTAAGGCCCGTAAGCTGATGGAATAA
- a CDS encoding dicarboxylate/amino acid:cation symporter translates to MKKSNKLTIYIFAAMIIGIATGYIVNYSLGNGQPTPEQQASIKKFSDNISILTDIFLRLIKMIIAPLVFSTLVVGVAKMGDIKAVGRVGGKTMLWFISATFVSLFLGLVLVNIMKPGLSLSLPLPDVHAASGVAKADMTLKNFFHHVVPDSVIKAMADNEILQIVVFSIFFGVAAAAIGEAALPVVKLMDSVAHIMLKVTGFVMNFAPFAVFAAMAAIIADKGLSVLWIYGKFITQFYAGLFSLWIVLALVGWMILGKPVFRLLGLIKDPVILAFSTASSEAAYPRTMAELERFGCDKRIVSFVLPLGYSFNLDGSMMYMTFASLFIAQAYGMHLPLQQQITMLLVLMITSKGIAGVPRASLVVIAGTLSMFDIPEAGLLLLLGVDHLLDMGRSATNVIGNAMATAVVSKWEDKLDLESANASS, encoded by the coding sequence ATGAAGAAATCCAACAAGCTTACTATTTACATCTTTGCTGCCATGATAATTGGCATTGCGACAGGTTATATAGTAAACTACTCACTTGGAAACGGCCAGCCAACACCCGAACAACAAGCTAGTATCAAGAAATTTTCAGACAACATATCTATTCTTACAGATATTTTCCTCCGTCTTATAAAAATGATCATTGCCCCACTCGTATTCTCCACACTGGTGGTAGGTGTGGCTAAAATGGGTGACATTAAAGCAGTTGGACGCGTAGGTGGTAAAACAATGCTGTGGTTTATCAGTGCAACCTTTGTATCATTGTTCCTTGGGCTGGTGCTCGTGAATATCATGAAACCAGGCCTTTCGCTGTCATTACCCCTGCCGGATGTTCATGCGGCTTCCGGTGTTGCCAAGGCTGATATGACGCTGAAAAACTTCTTTCACCATGTGGTACCGGATAGCGTAATCAAGGCCATGGCCGATAATGAGATCCTCCAGATCGTGGTGTTTTCCATATTCTTTGGTGTAGCTGCCGCTGCTATCGGAGAAGCCGCACTGCCAGTAGTGAAACTGATGGACAGCGTTGCTCATATCATGTTGAAAGTGACCGGCTTCGTTATGAATTTTGCACCATTTGCCGTATTCGCGGCTATGGCTGCTATTATTGCAGACAAGGGACTAAGTGTTTTATGGATATACGGTAAATTCATCACGCAATTTTACGCCGGCCTGTTCAGTTTATGGATAGTACTGGCACTGGTGGGATGGATGATCCTCGGCAAGCCGGTATTCCGCCTGCTTGGCCTGATCAAGGACCCGGTGATCCTGGCGTTCAGCACCGCCAGCAGTGAAGCTGCCTATCCTCGTACCATGGCGGAACTGGAGCGTTTCGGCTGTGATAAACGAATTGTAAGTTTTGTATTGCCACTAGGTTATTCCTTCAACCTGGATGGTTCTATGATGTATATGACCTTTGCCAGCCTGTTCATTGCCCAGGCATACGGTATGCACCTGCCGCTGCAACAGCAGATTACCATGTTGCTGGTATTGATGATCACCAGTAAAGGTATTGCCGGTGTGCCACGTGCATCACTGGTAGTAATTGCAGGGACATTGTCTATGTTTGATATTCCGGAAGCAGGGTTATTACTGCTGCTGGGCGTAGACCACCTGCTGGATATGGGTCGCTCTGCCACCAACGTAATTGGTAATGCCATGGCAACTGCAGTAGTATCTAAATGGGAAGATAAACTGGACCTGGAAAGTGCCAACGCCAGCTCCTGA
- a CDS encoding YebC/PmpR family DNA-binding transcriptional regulator, translated as MGRIFEVRKSTMFARWDRMAKQFTRVGKDIAIAVKAAGPDPDNNPALRRCIVNAKAVNMPKDRVDAAIKRAMGKDKTDYEEVVYEGYAPHGIAIMVDTATDNTTRTVANVRMHFNKCGGTLGNSGSVAFMFNRVGEFKVKNAGQDLEELELELIDFGLEEIGEDAEGNIIVRAAFTEFGNMSKALEDKGLEVISSELKRIPANTVELSEEQAKEVLELVDRLEQDDDVQQVFHNLK; from the coding sequence ATGGGAAGAATATTTGAAGTTCGTAAATCCACCATGTTTGCCCGCTGGGACAGGATGGCAAAACAGTTTACCAGAGTTGGTAAGGACATAGCAATCGCCGTAAAGGCCGCTGGACCTGACCCTGACAATAACCCTGCACTTCGTCGCTGCATCGTGAACGCAAAGGCAGTTAACATGCCGAAAGACCGTGTTGATGCTGCTATCAAGCGTGCAATGGGTAAAGACAAGACAGATTATGAGGAAGTTGTATATGAAGGATATGCTCCACACGGTATCGCCATCATGGTAGATACTGCTACTGATAACACCACCCGTACTGTTGCCAACGTGCGTATGCACTTCAACAAATGCGGCGGTACGCTTGGTAACAGTGGATCCGTAGCATTCATGTTCAACCGTGTAGGTGAATTCAAAGTGAAAAATGCTGGTCAGGACCTGGAAGAACTGGAACTGGAACTGATCGACTTCGGTCTGGAAGAAATTGGAGAAGATGCTGAAGGCAATATTATCGTTCGTGCTGCATTTACTGAATTCGGTAATATGTCTAAAGCGCTGGAAGATAAAGGCCTGGAAGTTATCAGCTCAGAACTGAAACGTATCCCTGCAAACACTGTTGAACTGTCTGAAGAACAGGCAAAAGAAGTGCTTGAGCTCGTTGATCGCCTGGAGCAGGACGATGACGTTCAGCAGGTTTTCCACAATCTGAAGTAA
- a CDS encoding DUF1573 domain-containing protein, whose amino-acid sequence MKKFILSLFATLLVSTALWAQNQQPAQVDTKVKFAKESIDFGKTELNKPVSVDFEFTNISKEPVLIEAARASCGCTTPKWTTEPILPGKKGKVTANYNASSLGQQSKTIWVKFRGVDQDKELHLTGTVGNPSSK is encoded by the coding sequence ATGAAAAAGTTTATTCTATCCCTATTTGCAACATTACTGGTATCTACTGCGCTGTGGGCACAAAATCAACAGCCGGCACAAGTTGACACTAAAGTAAAATTCGCTAAAGAATCTATTGATTTCGGCAAAACCGAGCTGAACAAGCCAGTATCTGTTGATTTCGAATTCACCAATATTTCTAAAGAACCGGTTTTAATTGAAGCGGCAAGAGCCAGTTGCGGCTGCACGACTCCAAAATGGACGACTGAGCCAATCCTGCCTGGCAAAAAAGGTAAAGTAACTGCAAACTATAACGCGAGCAGCCTTGGCCAGCAAAGCAAAACTATCTGGGTTAAATTCAGAGGAGTTGATCAGGATAAAGAATTGCACCTGACCGGTACAGTAGGAAATCCTTCCAGCAAATAA